One stretch of Chitinophaga pendula DNA includes these proteins:
- a CDS encoding efflux RND transporter permease subunit yields the protein MGLIKSALNKPITILVLVAGLFFFGIKAVREIKIDIFPKLDLPVMYIAHPFGGYTPAQMEAYFGKQYVNILLYVNGLKSIETKNIQGLTLMKLNFYPGTNMAQAAAELTAFTNRIQAIFPPGSQPPFIIRFDASTLPIGELVVSSPTKTNNQLLDLANTYVRASFTSIPGLVAPPPFGGNVRTVVIKADPELMRSHQLTPDQLVEALRINNQTAPAGNVRIGDKNYLTPTNTSMHTIKDFENIPIFKGGVQNLYMRDVATVEDGADISVGYALVKGKRSVYLNIAKSADASTWEVVQNLKKSLPKLQAQLPEDVQLTYEFDQSTYVINAVKSLLSEGAIGAILTGLMVLIFLGDARGALIVILTIPTSIISGVLFLNLFGQTINIMTLSGLALAIGILVDESTVTIENIHQHMDMGKPKALAIWDACKEIALPKLLILFCILAVFAPAFTMKGIPGSLFLPLAMAIAFSMVTSYFLSQTFVPVMANWVMKSHHKGGHALPAIAASEGDTWDQKKALVERADSNNDGKISRFEKFRNRFMRFLDRLFPYRTIVGVLYLVIISGLAVWMLSSIGRDVLPKVNGKQFQLRMRAPEGTRMERTEEKTIAATHAIESIVGKENISITSAYVGQHPSLFSTSPLYLFMAGPHESVLQVSLKEDYHTNLEQLKENIRNKLKQQLPDVLVSFEPIELTDKVLSQGSPTPVEVRISGRNKKLNEEYAAKVIDKLKQISYLRDVQLSQSNKYPAINVEVDRTRAAQLGVDMSDVSRSLIASTSSSRYTEKNVWIDERIGLSYNVQVQVPESKMKSINDIGEIPVLRNGSRPVLSDVATLTPTTTYGQTDNLGALSMLSVTANLNDKDLGAASEDVRKAVASLGELPRGVFIEPIGMINTLDETLDSLQSGLLVAIIVIFLMLAANFQSFKVSLVVLTSVPAVLLGSLLLLVATGSTLNLQSYMGIIMSVGVSISNAVLLITNAEHLRRHNGDAIASAKEAAALRLRPILMTSLAMVAGMIPMAAGLGEGGDQASPLGRAVIGGLIASTFATLFILPLVFAWIQKKTSTASVSLYPGNKESKFYAESQQYLNNNEQQEG from the coding sequence ATGGGACTTATTAAAAGCGCACTGAACAAACCTATCACCATCCTCGTACTGGTGGCCGGATTGTTCTTCTTCGGTATCAAAGCCGTAAGGGAAATCAAGATCGACATCTTTCCAAAATTAGACCTCCCCGTAATGTACATCGCCCACCCCTTTGGTGGATATACCCCCGCTCAAATGGAGGCGTACTTCGGTAAACAATATGTCAACATCCTCCTCTATGTTAATGGTCTGAAAAGCATAGAGACCAAAAATATTCAGGGCCTCACTCTGATGAAGCTCAACTTCTATCCGGGTACTAACATGGCACAAGCCGCGGCGGAACTGACTGCCTTCACCAACAGGATACAGGCCATCTTCCCGCCCGGCTCGCAGCCCCCGTTCATCATCCGATTCGATGCCTCCACATTGCCCATCGGTGAACTCGTCGTAAGCAGCCCCACCAAAACAAACAACCAGCTGCTCGACCTCGCCAACACCTACGTAAGAGCATCGTTCACTTCCATCCCCGGTCTCGTTGCTCCTCCGCCATTCGGTGGTAACGTCCGCACCGTCGTGATCAAAGCAGACCCGGAACTCATGCGCTCCCACCAGCTCACACCCGACCAGCTGGTAGAAGCCCTGCGCATCAACAACCAAACCGCACCGGCAGGTAACGTACGCATCGGCGACAAAAACTACCTGACACCGACCAACACCTCCATGCATACCATCAAAGACTTCGAAAATATTCCCATCTTCAAAGGGGGCGTACAAAACCTCTACATGAGAGACGTCGCTACCGTAGAAGATGGCGCCGATATCTCCGTAGGTTACGCCTTGGTAAAAGGTAAACGCTCCGTATACCTCAACATCGCCAAATCCGCCGATGCCTCCACCTGGGAAGTAGTACAAAACCTGAAGAAGTCATTACCCAAACTACAAGCACAGCTGCCCGAAGATGTTCAGCTGACCTACGAATTCGACCAGTCCACCTACGTGATCAATGCCGTAAAAAGCCTGCTGAGCGAAGGTGCCATCGGCGCCATCCTCACCGGTCTCATGGTGTTGATATTCCTCGGCGACGCCAGAGGCGCTCTCATCGTGATCCTCACCATCCCCACCTCCATCATCTCCGGCGTACTGTTCCTCAACCTCTTCGGTCAGACCATCAACATCATGACCCTCAGCGGTCTCGCACTAGCCATCGGTATCCTTGTGGATGAAAGCACCGTGACCATAGAAAATATTCACCAGCACATGGATATGGGCAAGCCCAAAGCCCTCGCCATATGGGATGCCTGTAAAGAGATCGCATTGCCAAAACTGCTCATCCTCTTCTGCATCCTGGCAGTGTTCGCACCGGCATTCACCATGAAAGGCATACCAGGATCACTCTTCCTGCCACTCGCTATGGCCATCGCCTTCTCCATGGTCACTTCCTACTTCCTGTCTCAGACCTTCGTACCCGTAATGGCCAACTGGGTAATGAAAAGCCATCATAAAGGTGGTCACGCCCTACCCGCCATCGCCGCAAGCGAAGGAGATACCTGGGATCAGAAAAAAGCACTGGTAGAAAGAGCAGATAGTAACAACGATGGTAAGATCAGCCGCTTCGAGAAATTCCGTAACAGATTCATGCGCTTCCTCGATCGCCTGTTTCCTTACCGCACCATCGTAGGAGTACTCTACCTGGTGATCATCAGCGGACTGGCAGTATGGATGCTATCCAGCATTGGCCGCGATGTATTACCTAAAGTAAATGGTAAACAATTCCAGCTACGTATGCGCGCCCCCGAAGGCACCCGTATGGAACGCACGGAAGAAAAAACCATCGCCGCCACCCACGCCATAGAATCTATCGTGGGTAAAGAAAATATCTCCATCACCTCCGCCTACGTCGGTCAACATCCTTCCTTGTTCTCCACCAGCCCGCTATACCTCTTTATGGCAGGCCCACACGAATCTGTGCTGCAAGTCAGCCTCAAGGAAGACTATCATACTAACCTGGAACAACTCAAGGAAAACATCCGCAACAAACTCAAACAACAGCTGCCGGATGTACTCGTGTCCTTCGAACCGATCGAACTAACCGATAAAGTATTGAGCCAGGGCTCACCAACACCGGTAGAAGTACGTATCTCCGGTCGTAATAAAAAACTGAACGAAGAATACGCCGCCAAAGTGATCGACAAACTGAAACAGATCTCTTACCTGCGCGATGTACAGCTTTCACAGTCTAATAAATATCCGGCTATCAATGTAGAGGTAGACAGAACAAGGGCCGCACAGCTGGGCGTAGACATGTCGGATGTGTCCCGCTCTCTTATCGCCTCCACATCCTCTTCCCGTTATACCGAAAAGAACGTATGGATCGACGAACGCATCGGCCTGAGCTACAACGTACAGGTACAGGTGCCTGAAAGCAAAATGAAATCCATCAACGATATAGGAGAGATACCCGTACTGAGAAACGGCTCCCGCCCGGTACTGAGTGATGTAGCAACCCTCACACCCACGACCACCTACGGTCAGACAGACAACCTCGGTGCATTATCCATGTTGTCCGTTACCGCCAACCTGAACGATAAAGACCTCGGCGCCGCCTCCGAAGATGTACGTAAAGCCGTCGCTTCATTAGGAGAACTCCCCCGTGGTGTGTTCATCGAGCCTATCGGTATGATCAACACCCTCGATGAAACATTGGATAGCCTGCAATCAGGACTGCTCGTAGCGATTATCGTGATCTTCCTTATGCTGGCGGCCAACTTCCAGTCCTTTAAGGTGTCCCTGGTCGTACTGACCTCCGTACCTGCGGTACTGCTTGGCTCCCTGCTACTGCTCGTTGCGACCGGTTCTACGCTGAACCTCCAGTCATATATGGGTATCATCATGTCCGTTGGAGTATCCATCTCGAATGCGGTACTGCTCATCACCAATGCAGAACACCTCCGCCGCCACAACGGCGATGCGATCGCCTCCGCAAAAGAAGCGGCAGCATTACGTCTCCGTCCCATCCTCATGACCAGCCTCGCCATGGTGGCCGGTATGATACCTATGGCGGCCGGCCTCGGCGAAGGTGGTGACCAGGCATCTCCGCTGGGAAGAGCAGTGATAGGAGGCCTGATAGCCTCTACGTTCGCAACACTCTTCATCCTGCCGCTCGTATTCGCATGGATACAAAAGAAAACCTCTACCGCCTCCGTATCACTGTATCCGGGCAACAAAGAGAGCAAGTTCTATGCAGAATCACAGCAATACCTGAATAACAATGAGCAACAGGAAGGATAG
- a CDS encoding efflux RND transporter periplasmic adaptor subunit: MNTINLRTGVSPLWLGLLAAAVTLNSCGTSESKSKSETTAAAPAALPAFSLQKGQLSSSLRIPGELIAFQQVDIYAKVNSFVKKLYVDVGSQVSAGQLLASMEAPEINSQLSGAESRLKSQEAIYLASKANYDRLYETSLTPGTVSQNDLDLALARQKSDYAQLQAAKAAHKEIGDNRNYLEIRAPFSGIISQKNVSAGAYVGPAGKGSEFPLFTLQEQKKLRLVVSVPEAYTSYLNNNSEVTFTVKSLPEHPFTAKVSRLAGALDGRLRSQRIEMDVINDGKLLLPGMVAEVQIPLAGSDSTFVIPSTAVVTTAEKTMVIRVNNQKAEWVEVKKGRDAEGKTEIFGPLNSGDILLETANEEVRNGADLKQVKLK; encoded by the coding sequence ATGAATACAATAAATCTTCGCACTGGTGTAAGCCCGCTGTGGCTGGGTCTGTTGGCCGCCGCTGTTACCCTCAACAGCTGTGGTACCTCCGAAAGCAAATCAAAAAGTGAAACGACAGCCGCCGCACCGGCAGCCCTCCCGGCCTTCTCCCTGCAGAAAGGACAGCTTTCTTCCTCCTTACGTATACCCGGAGAGCTCATCGCTTTCCAACAGGTTGATATATATGCAAAAGTGAACAGCTTTGTAAAAAAGCTCTATGTAGATGTAGGCTCCCAGGTGAGCGCCGGCCAGCTGCTCGCTTCTATGGAAGCTCCGGAAATCAATTCACAACTCTCCGGCGCAGAATCCCGCCTGAAATCACAGGAGGCCATCTACCTGGCCAGCAAAGCTAACTACGATCGTCTGTACGAAACCAGCCTGACACCAGGTACCGTATCTCAGAACGATCTGGACCTCGCACTGGCCCGTCAGAAATCCGATTACGCACAGCTGCAGGCTGCCAAAGCCGCTCATAAAGAGATCGGCGACAACAGGAACTACCTGGAGATTCGCGCACCATTCAGCGGCATCATCAGCCAGAAGAATGTCAGCGCCGGTGCCTATGTAGGCCCCGCCGGTAAAGGCTCCGAGTTCCCGCTGTTCACCTTGCAGGAACAAAAGAAACTCCGTCTGGTAGTATCCGTTCCGGAAGCTTATACCAGCTACCTGAACAACAACAGCGAGGTCACATTCACCGTGAAGTCACTACCGGAACATCCGTTCACCGCCAAAGTGAGCCGTCTCGCCGGTGCACTCGATGGCCGCCTCCGCTCCCAAAGGATCGAAATGGACGTGATCAACGACGGTAAACTCCTGCTGCCAGGCATGGTCGCTGAAGTACAGATACCCCTTGCCGGTAGCGACAGTACCTTCGTGATCCCCAGCACAGCCGTAGTAACCACGGCCGAAAAGACAATGGTCATCCGTGTCAACAATCAGAAAGCGGAGTGGGTGGAAGTGAAAAAAGGCCGCGATGCGGAAGGCAAAACAGAGATATTCGGCCCACTGAACAGCGGCGATATCCTGCTGGAAACTGCCAATGAAGAAGTCCGTAATGGCGCCGACCTTAAACAGGTGAAGCTCAAATAA